In Paenarthrobacter sp. GOM3, a single window of DNA contains:
- a CDS encoding sulfurtransferase, translated as MDTLISAAGLRRRQESGERTVLLDVRWVLGRSDGHSEYLAAHLPGAVFVDLPSELADHAQPERGRHPLPAPERFQTAARSWGINDGDTVVAYDNSGSMAAARVWWMLRNAGFDSVYLLDGGLSAWRANGYPVEEGEVRAAVGNVSLGDGAMPVITEEEAAEWSRHGTLLDARAGERYRGEVEPIDPRAGHIPGAVSAPTTENVAADGTFLPAGQLRRRFEALGLANSSDFAVYCGSGVTASHEIAALHIAGFTASLFPGSFSQWSNNSGNPVAVGAEPFDADAGSESRHSGQSGTSATAGSSVEA; from the coding sequence ATGGACACTCTGATCAGCGCTGCAGGGCTTCGCAGGCGCCAGGAATCGGGCGAGCGGACTGTGCTCCTGGATGTGCGTTGGGTCCTGGGCCGTAGCGACGGACATAGCGAGTACCTGGCCGCCCATCTGCCGGGTGCGGTTTTCGTGGACCTCCCCTCAGAACTCGCTGACCACGCCCAGCCCGAACGGGGCCGCCACCCCTTGCCTGCCCCGGAACGCTTCCAGACGGCTGCCCGCAGCTGGGGAATTAACGACGGCGACACGGTGGTGGCGTACGACAACAGCGGCAGCATGGCCGCGGCCCGCGTGTGGTGGATGCTGAGGAACGCAGGATTCGACTCGGTCTACTTGCTCGACGGCGGCCTTTCAGCTTGGCGTGCAAACGGGTATCCGGTGGAAGAGGGGGAGGTGCGGGCCGCCGTCGGGAACGTGTCCTTGGGGGACGGCGCCATGCCGGTCATCACCGAAGAGGAAGCCGCAGAGTGGTCCCGCCACGGGACGTTGCTGGATGCCCGGGCCGGGGAGCGTTACCGGGGTGAAGTGGAGCCCATCGATCCCAGGGCAGGACACATTCCGGGGGCCGTGAGTGCTCCAACCACGGAGAACGTGGCAGCCGACGGTACGTTCCTGCCGGCAGGGCAACTCCGCCGACGGTTCGAAGCCCTGGGCCTGGCAAATTCCAGCGATTTCGCCGTCTATTGCGGTTCCGGGGTGACGGCATCCCACGAGATTGCCGCACTGCATATCGCTGGTTTCACGGCATCACTCTTTCCGGGATCTTTCTCGCAGTGGTCCAACAACTCCGGCAATCCGGTGGCTGTGGGTGCAGAACCGTTCGACGCCGACGCCGGGAGTGAAAGCCGTCACTCGGGTCAGAGTGGCACCAGCGCCACTGCCGGGAGTAGCGTCGAAGCATGA